In the genome of Eublepharis macularius isolate TG4126 chromosome 10, MPM_Emac_v1.0, whole genome shotgun sequence, the window gaaggaagaggctgACTTGGTGCCTCCTTGTCCCACTGGAGAGGAAGCTACATGGACACACCTGATGGCCCATTTTGGCAGGCCTTACAACATACAGGTGGTGAAGATCTACCACGCCACACTGTGCATTATCATAGGGGCTGGCCACGGTGCCGTTCACAATAGCAGCGAAACCAGAGCAACCATTGGCACGGTGAGGTTCTTTCCATAATTGGAAGAGCTGGCGATGATGCCAAGAAATAAGATGTTTTAAATTATTGAAAGGAGACCTggggaaacctctcctgatgaggACCGAGCAAGCTATAGCAGTCACAGAATGTTGTGTGTCAGTAATAGGGAAAAGGCAAGCCCTGTAGAGCCCATGGGAGCATACATATAGCCAGGGAGGGCCAATTTAGGGATGGGTGGGATTGGATTTCcaaattgccccctccccattgattgggggtatttgtgaatttcctgcattgtgcagggggttggactagatgaccctagaggtcccttccaaccttatgattctatttTTCTCAGAAGCCCCTGGTGCCTGTTGTCGCCCTAAATGTCTGAAATTTGGTTATTGTCACCAGATTTATTTCTTGGAGGGTTAAGGCAGCTCCCAGGAAAATTGGtgtgggcggggtgtgtgtgtgtgcagattcTTTGTTGAACACTCAGCCATTGCAGCAATACTAATAAAACCTTTAAAAGGAGaacacaacatttttaaaaagaagacccAGGTGAGTATGTTAATGGCCAGGATAAAAATTAATTATCTCTGAGCAGAAGCCCGCTGGGATTGTCAAGCATTCACAAGGACACCCTAAGGGATCTCCAAATGTATTTCCAAGAGACCTAGTGGGGAAATCCTCCTCCGGTACAttttcttcaaggagcttcatACAGCTGGAGTGTTCTTCCTTTTCCCTGCCCGCCACCATATCTCAAATCTGAGCTTCgaatttctcttttcttttttgtatgctcttttcattcttttatttctttgctcttTCTATTGGGCGTTTTACTCTATTCACAAAATAAAAATTTctgttaaaaaatgaaatctgggttTCTATACATGCACAagactcatgagtagacatgggtatgaacagcattacgaacagaaaaaacccacgaacagcccaatccgctgttcgtgagcaagctgttcgggaggccccattctaaacgaacagtcGTTAAAAGCATcccttcagcaagccagacagtctggcacctgcaatcaatccccttggcatccgagggagggagggactgaactctgtctgaactccttctgcctttccttctggctttaaccctttaaagtacttccagcagaaagtcccgtttttgccacagtgaagagaaaatgacagccaacggggagacccgtggatcattcctttcccggggtgcaatctctctgaaacttggggggtcttcagaggacagtgaggaatatgtcccctgcaaatttggtgggtattggacattgggaaggtcagtttgtgggatgtttaaagggccctgctccttgcacgtggcaggaaagggccctttaaactatccgctggcacgcagcaggggggaatccagcggatagtttaaacggatctttaaagggccaggtaagtgtgttttaggggaggggggctaagtggggggggatttggaggtgggggtggttctggctcccacgaacaactaacatgtccAGGAAAGTCcatattcgttgttcgtggatggcaccgaacaatgaacagggtgttcggatttttccccctgttcgtgcccatgtctactcatgagtcaTAGTCCCTTAATGTGTGATTGTCAAAAACCGTTCCACAATTCCACCGGCCTAGAAAGTGGCATCAAATCATGAGTTTCCTTTTTCGTCTCGCCGCGTCAGCTCCCCCCTGCCAAAAAACTCCCCATCATATTAATTTTAACACCACTCTGGACTCTTTCCAAATGCAAGGACACGCCCCAAACAAGACCAAGAAGTAAAACTTTTAATAAACTTCATTTAAATATtataaagggagggggagggggcctgTTGTAAAGGGGGGGATCCAGCAGCTCAATCCACCCTGCACGAGCCCCCCCCTTTCAGTATTGCCCAGCTAGGAAAGGGGATACACCAGCTAGCGTTTGTTCAAAAGGAGGAGCCTGCTATTGGTGAGGAAAGGAGGTGTGATTAACAGGGTTATCCTTAGTGGCGCAGACTGCAGCGTGTACACTAAAAATACACGAATAAAAGCAAAGGGCAAAAGCCGTTGTCAAAAAAGCACAAATATGCACAGACACCTGCAAGGAATGGGGTCTCCGATGGGTTAGGATAGTATCTCCAACAAAAGAAATGACACGTGCAGCACTTTCCCAAAGCTGCGTGTGCCGTAATTCATTGGAAGGGGCGAAACGCTGATCAGGAATGCCAGTCTTTATAGCCGTCTCTTGAGGTTGCTTTGCCTACTTGGGGACTGCAATATCAAGCATTGGGCTGAACGGCAACCAAGAAAGGCTGGCTTCTTTTGCTTTAAAACGACTCGTTGGGTATTGTCCTATTTCAGGGTTCAAGGCAGTGTGATCTTCCTCAAAACAGACCTCTGGCTGGTACAGCCACTTTCCCACCAAATATATTCTCCTCTGGAGTTCAGATATTCCAGACGGAGCCTCCAAGCTCTGCAAACATGATCTCTGGGACACGGTAAAGGACACGGTGATCCAAGATAAAGTAACAGATCTAAAAAGCTGAAGAGCTTCTGTTGGTCAGACAACGTGGTCCGTTGGTTTGACTGATGGCGGGCAGCCCCTTATTAAGTATAAGAAATATGGCTCCAGATGCTTGGAGAGCAGCCACTGGAAGACGGTGGAAGGTGGAAGCCCACTTGCTGCTGACCTGTACAGTTGAGTCTTGACTGGTTCCTTTGGTCCCAAGTTCGTCCAGACGAGATCTTTCCATTGCTACCAGAAGGTCCACGGAGGTTGCATGAGTTCGTAAGTTGGGATGCTGGTGACATTGACCGGAATGGAAATGACGGCCCACGGGAGTCCATGCTGCTCCAAGGAACGCCGAATCATGTacctggaaagagggtaccaaaTGGgagttggtaaaaaaaaaaatccatgcaataTGTTTTCTTCGGGGCCACCCAATGACACGTAACGGTGCAAGCTTCTgagctcaccagaactcttcaccaagccagatgttacaaaatgaaaatatttatagaGGACGAAAAAATATTTAGTGAAGATTCAAATAATATTTAGTGAAGATTCAAACAAAAAGTAGCTGTtaccctgcagaggaatttcaaagggagattaggaaGAGAgagtgctgaattgcaactgataacgaagctcaggaccatgcatctgacgaagagagctgtggttctcgaaagcttatgctacagatgcatctgacgaagagagctgtggttctcgaaagcttatgctacaataaagttggttagtcttaaaggtgctactggactctatactactttgttgctgttttttatgattttactgtactgtttttactttgtgagctgccttgagccaagtCTCTGGTGAGGTGACAGATACATTTTCTGAAGAAATAAAGACAGCAAAGATTCTCAGGATGCTGAATTCCCAGCGCAGAATTGGGTGCTGCATTTTGAGGATGCCACTATCAGACTTTTTTTTAGTTTATTTACGATCCTTCCACCTTGCACTTCTGCGGGGCTCAGCGTGGTCTTCTGACCAGGCCCACACCCACCCAGCTACAGCAATTCATCAGCACCAGACCCTCCAAAAACATTTGCTGGGCCCACAGCTGTGTTTATACACTCTCTATATAGATGCACCCTAGGATAGTCTCCCTATGACAAATTGCATGTCACGTGTGGTTTTCAGAATTCTTTCCCCCCAACCCACACAACTGCTTAAAAAAGCAGTCCCGAAACTCAGCTTCTGACGGCTGAAACCAAGAGCGGAAATCCTGTGTGTGCATAGTTCCACTTAGTTCTTGCCCTGTCTCTGtccaaaagaggtggtttgccattgcctctgcaaGAGATTTTCCTGTAGCCCGGGTGAACCTGATCTTgctaatacttggatgggagacctccagcaaagaccagggttgcagatgcaggcaatggcaaaccacctctgatagtgacttgctttgaaaaccccaccagggagtcacccataagtcagttatgacttgatggcaatttCTGCTACCACTAGCTATAGTAAAGGCCAGAAAGACATGGAAAACATTCTTGAACAGCATTATGGGagccattttccagccattttccctCCTACCCCTCGTTTCCTTGTTGGGAATTGGTTCCGTGGGTGGGAAAATGGGAAGCTGCAGTGTTCTTAGATATGCGTGTgtgatgccctcaagtcagagttgacttctggtgacccctggtggggttttcatggcaagagactaacagaggtggtttgccattgcctgcctctgcaagcctggtcttcactggaggtcccccatccaattagtaaccaaggccgatcctgcttagcgtctgagatctgatgagatcaggctcacctgggctatccaagtcagggcattaTTTTATATAACAATGGGTATAAACAGCCCAGGCCTTCCACCATCACCATTCCTGAGGCATGAGAGAGAGTCCTGGGAGGATACAGGTTCGAGTCCTGACCAGTGGAGGCTTAGTAACTATCTCAGGGGATAGTGGCAAGGTGCCCCTTGCAGGGTGGCCTTTGGCACTGCTGAAGCATTGCCAGCAACACCTCTGCAGTGACAGTCCCTCGAGTCCCTCTGGCCCACCTTGGGGTCTTCCTCTGAGTTGAGGATCTGGTCAGAGGGGGTCACAGCAGGAAGAGTAGTTTGAAACGGCCAAATGGTTGACAAGAAATGGGTAAAGCAGAcgcatctcatccctgcaaattttTCCAACAAGATTTTACTCCACTTCCActtcttttgcattttaaaaactccacCGGGGAAAAGAACCCTGCAATGTGGCTCTTCGGGACAAACGGGATGATTGGCTCTCCTCTGTGCacaagggttcccaggtgcctgccagtgtcgGGCAAACTCCCGGAAATTTGCCCTTTTGCCTGGTGATCGCCCAGCAATCGGCAGGAGGTAGTGAGCCCCTGAGAGGTTgtccaccaccggcaggcacccagGGAATACGTGCCACACACGCGCTCCCTGgggatgcagtgatgtcacttctggaagtgatgtcgttgcacgaGCCGCAGGAGTGTTTGtgcgcttcgtttggggctgatttgggccccaaactggccaaatcagccctgtgtggagtgcgggagtgctcgcACAGCCAGCACAgtgaagtcacttctggaagtgatgtcaccgcatcAGCCCCGGGGCGACCACATGCCCAACATGAGGTAAGTGCCGGTTTACCTCGTAACCTAGGAAGGGAGAGGGACCCAGCAACCTTACCGTGCATCATTATCGGCCAGGATGGCTCAATGAACTTGATtgcccatttttttttcaaatctggGAAAGTGCGACCTGCCATCTTGTGGCCGGGGAGGTGAGCTTCAAACCAGGGGCTTTCCAGCCCTCATCCACTTACCCGTCTCTCCCAAGAAGGAAGAGGGCGGGGATGTCCGCCGTCCTGCTGGTGCTGTCTTGGATCATCTCCACATAAGAACTGTCATTGTCGTAGGCGTTGTCAGCGATGATCACCGCACGGCCCCCGTGCTCTTGGACGGTGCGGGCTTTGGACAAGAACGAGCAGCCCCTGTCGGAAACAAGACCGAAAGATTCAGTCTTCACGCTGGtatggcagcctgcctgtgggcaaACCTGGACTGGACACAGAGCTATGGAAATTAGGGGAAAGGGTGAATTTTGCATCACAAACTTGTTCTTAAAGCTTTTGTTAGGCAACAATGAATGGACCAATGTATGACTAAATTCTAATTGTTAGAATGTACCttactgccagtttggtgtagtggttaagagcggcaggactgtaacctggagaaccaggtttgattcccctctcctccgcttgaagccagtttggtgtagtggttaagagcagcgcgACTGTAAActggagaggcgggtttgatcccccactcctccacttgaagccagctgggtgacctttggccagtcacttaagaacggcaggactctaatctggagagccaggtttgattccccactgctctgcttgaagccagctgggtgaccttgggccagtcacttaagaacggcaggactctaatctggagagccgggtttgattccccactgctccgtttgaagccagctgggtgaccttgggccagtcacttaagaatggcaggactccaatctggagagccaggtttgattccccactcctccatttgaagccagctgagtggtcttgggtcagtcacagctctgtcagagctctctcaaccccacccacctgacagggtgtttgttgttgtggggataataacaacatactttgtaaactgctctgagtgtttgttaagttgtcctgaagggcagtatataaagcaaatgttgttgttattaaagtagGGAGAGAGAGGTATTTGACCATGCCTCATACGCAGGGAAGATCTCGACCAACTGAATAGGCTAACAGCACCAaacagagccagttttgtgtagtggttaagagaggcaggactctaatctggagagccaggtttgattccccactcctctgcttgaagccagctgggtgaccttgggccagtcacagctctctcagagctctctcaaccccacccacctgacagggtgtttgttgttgtggggataataacaacatactttgtaaactgctctgagtgtgtgttaagttgtcctgaagggcagtatataaagcaaatgttgttgttgttattaaagtagagagagagaggtattTGACCATGCCTCATACACAGGAAAGATCTCGACCAACTGAATAGGCTAACAGCACCAaacagagccagttttgtgtagtggttaagagaggcaggactctaatctggagagccaggtttgattccccactcctctgcttgaagccagccgggtgaccttgggtcagtcacagcttctcggagctctctcagccccacccacctcacagggcgattgtcatgaagataataataacacactttgtaaaccactctgagtgggcgttaagttgtcctgaagggtggtatataaatcaaatattactaTTTTCAGCTTGCTTTCCTGCTATTCTGTTTCCTTTCCTTGCTCTGCTTactctcctcccccttcttttaTTCTCCAAAGTATGCATTGCTCCATAGGAGTAATTACTGGGTTGGGTACCAGAAGTGGGCACTGGTCTTGAAAGCAGTGTGCCATTTTATGCTAAAGCTTACTGAGTTTTGTACCGATTGTCTGTCTTTAACCCTGGTCCTCCTCAATCTATCTCTGATTATCCCTCTTTGTGTTCTTGCTAAGCTTGCATTAGAGCTCTGTCACTTTTCATTTCATTCCCAAACCTCGGGGCATTCAATATTCATTCCTGTCTATCTGAGCTCGGACTGGAGTCCTCCCGAGACTGGCAAGGAAGTTTAGATGTGCTACCCTGAGCACACTCACTAACAAATGTAGAGATATTCATAAGACATGTGGGATTTCTGAGAAAATTGGAAATGGATAATTTTCAAATTGAAATAAATCACTGAAATATTTAATCATGTTCACAACATTTAAACTACTTGTGCAAAATACGGCAAATACTCCATGTACAAGGATTGGAGTTTGTCCTTGCTTCATAGCCCATGTTTAGCCCATCTAACATGACAGATTTGCAATGCAAAAAACCCAGCAACTATAGATAAAAAGACTATATTTGCATacaaaaacatagaaacatagagttggaaggaatcccaaaggtcatctagtccaaccccctgcacaatgcaggaaatccacagccacctccctcccctctcccccagtgactcctgccagaggaaggcaaaaaacctccaggatccctggccaatgtGGCCttgaggaaaattctttcctgaccccaaagtggcgatcagcattacctgggcatgtaagaaagggccgtGAGAGCAAAGCACTAGCCCATCCCGACATGCCCTCCCTCTTCCATCTGCGTGCAGTTGTATTGAGTCATAGAACCATCACTGGCGTTAGTTGACCatttagcctcttcttaaatacctccaaggaaagagagcccactacctcccgaggaagcctgttccactgaggaggCCTGTTCTACTGTCTGGAAGTTCTTCCcgatgtttagccaaaaactattttgctttaatttcaacccattgtttctggtccaactcactagggcaacagaaaacaacactgctccatcctctattggacagcccttcaaatacttggagagggctatcatatcacctctcagttgcctctgGTGCGGAGCAAAATTTTCTGCCTCGCTTCACTGACCCACCACCAACTTAGACAGTTTAAAAAGGACAATCAAATCCATGGATGATCACAGCATCACCCACGGATATGAGCCACGATGGCCAAACAGAACCTCCACGTTTAGAGACTAACACACTTCTCCTATGACTGAGAGCGTCCTGTTGGCCACAATAGGAAACAGGGTGCCGGAGTTTGGGATCAAATCCAGCTGCGCTTTTCTTACATACTTACGAGATGAAGTTCTAGCACTAATTGACAAGTTAAAGATCAACAAGTTACTAGGCGTAAAGGGCATACAAAGAACATTTGACCTTGCAAATCTAACAAAAATACACAACTTGGACTTAAGTCAGTCTCTTGAATTGTAGGGGCCTGGGGTCCAATGCAACAGAATTGTCGTTTGCTGATTCACTGCCAGACATCCCATGCAAGAGTGCACCATTCCGTTCCTTGGGGTATGCAATTTGGGATTCTGATTTGGGATAAACCCTCGAATTGAGCCCAATTCGGAAAGATTCGGAATTCCTGAATAGGGCCCAGCGTTGCCACCTCCCCCAtccatcagctgaagcaagcagtgtggggtttgaaacttaaagccacccccttttcttgccgcttgcaagcagcacaaaaagggtcgctttcaaatgccctgctgcTTTCTTCATCCATCGGAGGGGAAAAGCCacggggcagtggggcaggaagtttAAAGCTTCGGTGTgctcccgaatctttacagagcacaccgaaGCAATCTAAACACCCAAATATTTTTGGGGAGCACACCCCACTTCTCTCTAGTCTAGAATCAGCTCAGTCCTTTTCCTGCGCAATGAAACTCACCCACGCTCCACCAAGGCAATCTGACCTTCCACGAAAACGCCATTGTTCAACACCCCACAAGCTTCAGGGGGATCCGCGGGCACCAAGTAGATCTGCTCGTATCTTGTAGTCTTGAGGAGACAAAGGAGAAGGACACAACTTGATAAAACCAGCAGTGATTACGCAGCCAGAGAGATTAATCTAGGTTCCCTCATTACTTAACTCTTCTGACAGGTATCTATATAAGAAACTTTTAA includes:
- the PRADC1 gene encoding protease-associated domain-containing protein 1, producing the protein MLPSARPGWLCCLLCLCSAVRSLRIQQYLYFQVLSPGDIRYIFTATPARDFGGVFTTRYEQIYLVPADPPEACGVLNNGVFVEGQIALVERGGCSFLSKARTVQEHGGRAVIIADNAYDNDSSYVEMIQDSTSRTADIPALFLLGRDGYMIRRSLEQHGLPWAVISIPVNVTSIPTYELMQPPWTFW